In Nicotiana tabacum cultivar K326 chromosome 17, ASM71507v2, whole genome shotgun sequence, one DNA window encodes the following:
- the LOC107828996 gene encoding putative RNA-dependent RNA polymerase 5, whose protein sequence is MGDPFEEEVEVPPFLLEAPLPSSVEAMLRKICSEQCQELPDVGIRRRLGSIGEQGSLAILRIISSRPIRKTLSAFLVYLMDRYPDCLSSSPIASPQKRTSPSLLPTPESKRVQGESSTKPKPKIGSSPCVQFASPHRVARQLSFRDEPSPESNCLSSSPFASPQKRTSPSLLPAPESKRVQGESSTKPKPKIGSLPCVQFASPHRVVPQLSFRDEPSPESNCRTPSPNISQQLMILSELEFRKLFLVLSYIGSKKLEDVISPKIADDIVRKKTLPMTDFESEIWNAFGKACYTESDRSKYLDWDCGKTHLYYCHIKQNGYCTFKGPYLNTTRTHLQRALGDENVLIVKFVEDACCANIIVEEGILVGFRRYRFFVYKDDKERKKTPAIMKTKTASLKCYFVRFESIETYNHGGSYVFAAKRTSEARCHFMHVHMVSNMAKYAARLSLILSKTIKLQVNLASVTIERVEDILCRDESGCIICDEDGEPRIHTDGTGFISEDLAMRCPKDFSKAEYINDENYENFVDIVDLEDMIAERRGNGSLNKEPPLLMQCRLFKNGCAVKGTFLVNRKIGSRKIQIRPSMVKVETDPTISALPTFNSLEVVAISHRPRKTYLSKHLISLLSYGGVGKEFFMEILGSALEETKQVYLKKRAALKVAINYREMDDDCLAARMISSGVPLNEPHLHARLSRLAKIERSKLRGGKLPLSDSFYLMGTADPTGVLENNEVCVILDSGQVSGRVLVYRNPGLHFGDVHVMKARYVEELVDIVGDAKYGIFFSAKGPRSAASEIANGDFDGDMYWVSINRKLVDSYRASKPWTRTHSTPKAVSKKPTEFSADELEYELFRQFLGAKSKGASMSVAADSWLAFMDRLLMLRDDDVDGMHSLEGKMLHLIDIYYDALDAPKSGKKVSIPHDLKANRFPHYMERGNPFSYHSTSILGQIYDYVDSYPDEDLCITEISKLPCFDVEIPDECTALWGERYEEYKKDMTMAMNSGCEVKNSACNEVIKKYKKLLYGAPEFEQSVRKTEDIFNEALALYHVTYDNARITYSIEKCSFAWKVAGSALCRIHAMYHKENAFPILPSILQDIL, encoded by the exons ATGGGTGACCCATTTGAGGAAGAAGTTGAAGTCCCTCCATTTCTTCTTGAAGCACCCCTGCCATCCTCTGTAGAGGCGATGCTCAGAAAAATCTGCAGCGAGCAGTGTCAAGAACTACCGGACGTTGGCATAAGGAGAAGGCTGGGTTCCATTGGCGAACAAGGCTCACTAGCGATTCTCAgaatcatatcatctcggcccaTAAGGAAGACTCTCTctgcttttcttgtttatttgatggatCGCTACCCGGATTGTCTCTCCTCTAGCCCCATCGCCAGTCCTCAGAAACGCACCTCCCCTTCTCTCCTTCCAACCCCAG AGAGTAAACGTGTACAAGGTGAAAGCTCTACTAAACCAAAGCCTAAGATTGGCTCCTCGCCCTGTGTACAATTTGCAAGCCCTCACAGAGTTGCTCGCCAGTTATCATTTCGCGATGAGCCATCGCCTGAATCTAATTGTCTCTCCTCTAGCCCCTTCGCTAGTCCTCAGAAACGCACCTCCCCTTCTCTCCTTCCAGCCCCAG AGAGTAAACGTGTACAAGGTGAAAGCTCTACTAAACCAAAGCCTAAGATTGGCTCCTTGCCCTGTGTACAATTTGCAAGCCCTCACAGAGTTGTTCCCCAGTTATCATTTCGCGATGAGCCATCGCCTGAATCTAATTGTAGAACACCATCACCGAATATCAGCCAACAGTTGATGATTCTTAGTGAACTTGAATTCCGGAAATTGTTTCTAGTACTGAGCTACATTGGAAG CAAGAAGTTGGAAGATGTTATATCCCCTAAAATTGCTGATGATATTGTAAGAAAGAAAACTCTTCCCATGACTGATTTTGAATCAGAAATTTGGAATGCCTTTGGAAAAGCATGTTATACTGAGTCAGATCGATCAAAG TACTTGGACTGGGATTGCGGGAAGACACATCTCTACTATTGCCACATTAAACAGAATGGATATTGTACCTTCAAG GGTCCATATTTGAACACAACAAGGACTCACTTACAGAGAGCCCTGGGGGACGAAAATGTATTGATCGTCAAATTTGTTGAAGATGCATGTTGTGCCAATATAATTGTTGAGGAAGGCATTCTTGTTGGCTTCAGACGTTACCGGTTTTTTG TGTACAAAGATGataaagagaggaagaaaacccCAGCCATAATGAAGACAAAAACAGCTTCTCTGAAGTGCTACTTTGTTAG GTTTGAGTCCATTGAAACTTACAATCATGGAGGATCCTATGTATTTGCTGCCAAAAGAACCAGCGAAGCAAGGTGTCATTTCATGCATGTGCATATGGTTTCTAATATGGCAAAATATGCAGCCAG GCTTTCATTAATTCTCTCAAAGACAATTAAGCTTCAAGTGAACCTTGCTTCTGTCActattgaaagagttgaagataTACTTTGTCGG gatgAAAGTGGTTGTATTATTTGCGATGAAGATGGCGAACCTCGCATACATACTGATGGAACTGGTTTCATATCAGAAGATTTAGCTATGCGGTGTCCCAAAGATTTCTCCAAAGCAGAatatataaatgatgaaaattatGAG aattttgttgatattgttgaccTTGAAGACATGATTGCGGAAAGAAGAGGAAATGGTTCTCTGAATAAGGAACCG CCTTTGTTGATGCAGTGCCGCCTTTTTAAAAATGGTTGTGCTGTCAAGGGAACTTTTCTTGTTAATAGAAAG ATTGGATCTCGAAAAATTCAGATTCGACCCTCAATGGTAAAGGTTGAGACAGACCCAACAATTTCAGCTCTACCAACTTTTAACTCATTGGAGGTAGTTGCAATCAG TCATAGACCGAGGAAGACATACCTCTccaagcatttaatttctttgcTGAGCTATGGAGGAGTCGGGAAAGAATTCTTTATGGAGATTTTGGGAAGTGCTTTGGAAGAGACGAAACAAGTGTACTTAAAGAAGCGGGCAGCACTAAAAG TTGCTATCAACTATAGAGAAATGGATGATGATTGTTTAGCTGCAAGGATGATATCATCTGGTGTACCTCTCAATGAACCTCATCTCCATGCTCGCTTATCTAGGCTGGCGAAGATTGAACGATCTAAACTTAGAGGAGGAAAGCTTCCTCTAAGTGACAGCTTTTATCTTATGGGAACAGCTGACCCCACTGGTGTACTGGAAAACAATGAAGTTTGTGTTATTCT AGATAGTGGTCAAGTTTCAGGGCGTGTTTTGGTCTATAGAAATCCTGGTCTTCACTTTGGggatgtacatgtgatgaaaGCACGATATGTGGAAGAGCTTGTAGATATTGTTGGCGATGCCAAGTATGGTATATTTTTCTCCGCTAAAGGTCCAAGGTCAGCTGCTAGTGAGATCGCCAATGGTGACTTTGATGGTGACATGTATTGGGTTTCCATTAACCGTAAG CTGGTAGATTCTTATAGAGCAAGTAAACCATGGACTCGTACGCATTCAACTCCTAAGGCAGTCAGCAAAAAGCCAACTGAATTTTCAGCTGATGAATTGGAATATGAGCTGTTTAGGCAATTCCTGGGAGCAAAGTCTAAAGG TGCCAGTATGTCAGTGGCAGCTGATAGTTGGCTGGCATTTATGGATCGTCTTCTTATGTTGCGAGATGATGATGTGGATGGGATGCATAGCTTGGAAGGGAAGATGCTTCACCTGATTGACATCTACTATGATGCATTAGATGCACCAAAAAGCGGGAAGAAG GTCAGCATCCCTCATGATCTGAAGGCAAACAGGTTCCCACACTATATGGAAAGAGGCAACCCCTTCAGCTATCATTCAACTTCTATTCTGGGTCAGATTTATGATTATGTCGACTCATATCCAGATGAAGATTTGTGTATAACAG AGATCTCAAAACTACCttgttttgatgttgaaatcccTGACGAATGCACGGCATTGTGGGGAGAAAGATATGAAGAGTACAAAAAGGACATGACAATGGCCATGAACTCTGGCTGTGAAGTGAAAAATTCCGCTTGCAATGAAGTTATAAAGAAGTACAAGAAG TTGCTCTATGGTGCTCCTGAGTTTGAACAAAGTGTGAGAAAGACCGAAGACATCTTTAACGAGGCCCTTGCATTATATcatgtaacatatgataatgccAGGATCACATACAGCATCGAAAAATGTAGTTTTGCCTGGAAAGTAGCTGGTTCTGCTCTCTGCAGGATCCACGCCATGTATCACAAGGAAAATGCCTTTCCAATTTTGCCATCTATTTTACAGGACATATTGTAG